The Salvia miltiorrhiza cultivar Shanhuang (shh) chromosome 1, IMPLAD_Smil_shh, whole genome shotgun sequence genome has a window encoding:
- the LOC131005517 gene encoding uncharacterized protein LOC131005517: MKGRWKRLNENGNKWVAACREANARRRSGMSDNDVEKEVHSIYEAGRNKFLDFVVFNEVMSKHPKWNVHDITHVFRRQSEDVDDQESGGSSKRSKTSEDGGFSIPSNPETPTSEQSTATCPIGRDKAKRRKGKVSQSESTHESAVAAELRAMRLTRDAEAELIKTRIELEREKLQRNAMKMKEKMLLQLLVKDHLSLEDEEMKRQLTKIVFGE; the protein is encoded by the coding sequence ATGAAAGGTCGCTGGAAACGTCTTAACGAAAATGGAAACAAATGGGTTGCTGCTTGCAGGGAAGCAAATGCTCGAAGAAGGAGTGGCATGAGCGACAACGATGTTGAGAAAGAAGTTCATTCCATTTACGAAGCAGGTAGAAATAAGTTTCTAGACTTTGTTGTATTTAATGAAGTTATGAGTAAACATCCCAAGTGGAATGTTCATGATATCACCCATGTTTTTCGTCGTCAAAGTGAAGATGTTGATGACCAGGAAAGTGGTGGCAGTTCGAAAAGATCAAAGACTTCGGAAGATGGGGGATTTTCTATCCCTTCTAATCCAGAAACTCCAACATCTGAACAGTCAACTGCGACTTGTCCCATTGGAAGAGATAAGGCAAAAAGGAGAAAAGGTAAGGTCTCACAATCTGAATCTACTCATGAATCTGCTGTTGCTGCAGAACTTCGTGCAATGAGACTTACTAGAGATGCGGAAGCTGAGTTAATAAAGACTCGAATCGAACTGGAGCGCGAGAAGTTGCAAAGAAACGCAatgaagatgaaagaaaaaatgtTGCTTCAATTGTTGGTGAAAGATCACTTATCTCTAGAAGACGAAGAGATGAAACGTCAACTAACTAAAATTGTGTTTGGAGAGTGA